One genomic window of Polyangium aurulentum includes the following:
- a CDS encoding GNAT family N-acetyltransferase: MNTHDIRRISAAETRHLRRVVLRPHQRPEDLVYPGDDALDTLHLELSVGGEQRAVASMYREPPPGTQDAGAYRLRGMAVLPEDQGRGYGAALVQACVEHARQHGGTRLWCNARTTAAGFYRKLGFEAVGDEFELPGIGPHYLMSRTV, from the coding sequence ATGAACACACACGATATACGTCGGATCTCCGCAGCCGAGACTCGTCACCTGCGCCGCGTCGTGCTGCGCCCTCACCAGCGCCCCGAGGATCTCGTCTATCCGGGCGACGATGCGCTGGACACGCTGCACCTCGAGCTTTCCGTGGGAGGCGAGCAGCGCGCGGTGGCGTCGATGTACCGCGAGCCGCCCCCGGGCACGCAGGATGCCGGCGCCTATCGGCTGCGCGGCATGGCGGTCCTGCCCGAGGATCAAGGCCGCGGGTACGGGGCCGCGCTCGTGCAAGCGTGCGTCGAGCACGCGCGCCAGCACGGAGGAACCCGGCTCTGGTGCAACGCGCGCACGACGGCCGCGGGCTTCTACCGCAAGCTCGGCTTCGAGGCGGTCGGCGACGAATTCGAGCTGCCCGGCATCGGCCCCCATTACCTCATGTCACGCACCGTTTGA
- a CDS encoding DUF899 domain-containing protein, protein MNRPKIVSRDEWTAARKQLLQREKELDHLRDALSAERRDLPCVKVEKDYVFAGPNGRVSLRDLFEGRRQLIVYHFMFDPSWDQGCKSCSLVADTFDGASLHLPARDVSFAAVSRAPLAKIEAFKKRMGWRFAWFSSAETDFNYDYHVSFRQEDRDAAGAVEYNYAKTQFPQPEAPGVSVFLRDGDDVLHTYSTYARGLDSLIATYAYLDLTPLGRNEKDLPHTMSWVRHHDKYGAT, encoded by the coding sequence ATGAATCGACCGAAAATCGTATCCAGGGATGAGTGGACCGCTGCGCGAAAGCAGCTCCTCCAGAGGGAAAAGGAGCTCGATCACCTGCGCGACGCGCTCAGCGCGGAGCGGCGCGACCTGCCCTGCGTGAAAGTCGAGAAGGACTACGTGTTCGCCGGTCCGAACGGCCGGGTCTCGCTGCGCGATCTGTTCGAGGGCCGCCGTCAGCTCATCGTGTATCACTTCATGTTCGATCCGAGCTGGGACCAAGGGTGCAAGAGCTGCTCCCTCGTCGCCGACACGTTCGACGGAGCCTCGCTCCACCTCCCGGCGCGGGACGTGTCTTTCGCCGCTGTCTCGCGAGCGCCGCTCGCGAAGATCGAGGCGTTCAAGAAGCGAATGGGGTGGCGCTTCGCGTGGTTCTCCTCGGCGGAGACCGACTTCAACTACGACTACCACGTCTCGTTCCGCCAGGAGGACAGGGACGCAGCAGGCGCCGTCGAGTACAACTATGCGAAGACCCAATTCCCGCAGCCCGAGGCACCAGGCGTGAGCGTCTTTCTACGTGACGGGGACGACGTGCTCCACACGTACTCGACGTACGCGCGGGGCCTCGACAGCCTGATCGCCACGTACGCCTATCTCGACCTGACGCCTCTCGGCAGGAACGAAAAGGATCTTCCGCACACCATGAGCTGGGTGCGTCACCACGACAAGTACGGCGCCACGTGA
- a CDS encoding tannase/feruloyl esterase family alpha/beta hydrolase — protein sequence MKISKHRAAYHALLGALTMTLLACGDDGQSPPGADAGADADTPVKTPQEACDALAGVTIGEAKLSEPTLVAAANGIGEHCKVTGLMGTSLRFELYLPTEWNKKLLYAGGGGWDGSIPTGILRPWDTSGGYVTVASNGGHDDPTGAVFLNNPEVKKDFGYLQIHKVLGAVQAIVEERYGEGPARKYFEGCSNGGREALIQATRWPEDFDGVVARAPAYSFTELMLAFNNNMKHMLGTPGGEISAAKAATITSAVLEKCDALDGIADGVVSNVAACAFDPASLLCPAGDSDTCLTQEQIKTAQAIYGEFKLPDGTSIYPGWGPGGEGDFGGFPPWLIAIPGMVPVPLQMSFAEAIIRNWFLSDPSYDTFQFEPEKHSAEIEQAADILDASTDLKAFFARKGKLILVHGTNDWAISYKGSIKYWNGVAESVGGEAARDASMEFFLQPGVQHCWGGSGADTVDLVSALSSWVEEGKPPSSQSIVSSKLDMAGAVQFQRPLCEYPDYPRYNGSGDPNAAASYTCTKP from the coding sequence ATGAAGATCAGCAAGCATCGCGCTGCGTACCACGCGCTCCTCGGCGCCCTCACGATGACGCTCCTTGCCTGCGGAGATGACGGGCAAAGCCCCCCGGGCGCCGACGCCGGCGCCGACGCCGATACTCCGGTGAAGACGCCGCAAGAGGCCTGCGACGCGCTCGCCGGCGTCACCATCGGCGAGGCCAAGCTCAGCGAGCCCACGCTGGTCGCGGCGGCCAACGGCATTGGCGAGCACTGCAAGGTGACAGGCCTCATGGGAACGAGCCTCCGGTTCGAGCTGTACCTGCCTACCGAATGGAACAAAAAGCTCCTCTATGCCGGCGGAGGCGGCTGGGACGGATCTATCCCCACCGGAATCCTGCGTCCCTGGGATACCTCGGGCGGGTATGTGACCGTGGCCTCCAACGGCGGACACGATGATCCGACGGGCGCGGTGTTCCTCAATAACCCGGAGGTAAAGAAAGACTTCGGTTACCTGCAGATTCACAAGGTCCTCGGCGCCGTCCAGGCAATCGTGGAGGAGCGCTATGGCGAGGGGCCCGCGCGCAAGTACTTCGAGGGCTGCTCGAATGGCGGCCGCGAGGCGCTGATCCAGGCGACCCGGTGGCCCGAGGATTTCGACGGCGTCGTGGCGCGGGCCCCTGCCTACAGCTTCACCGAGCTCATGCTCGCCTTCAACAACAACATGAAGCACATGCTGGGCACGCCGGGGGGAGAGATCAGCGCGGCCAAGGCGGCCACGATCACCAGCGCCGTGCTCGAGAAATGCGACGCGCTCGACGGGATCGCCGACGGCGTGGTCAGCAACGTCGCGGCGTGCGCCTTCGATCCCGCGAGCTTGCTCTGCCCGGCCGGAGACAGCGATACCTGCTTGACGCAGGAGCAGATCAAGACCGCGCAGGCGATCTACGGCGAGTTCAAGCTGCCCGACGGCACCTCGATCTATCCCGGCTGGGGCCCTGGCGGCGAGGGCGATTTCGGAGGCTTTCCGCCCTGGCTCATCGCCATCCCGGGGATGGTCCCGGTCCCGTTGCAGATGTCTTTCGCCGAGGCGATCATCCGGAACTGGTTCTTGAGCGACCCGAGCTACGACACGTTCCAGTTCGAGCCGGAAAAGCACTCCGCCGAGATCGAGCAGGCCGCCGACATCCTCGACGCGTCCACCGACTTGAAGGCGTTCTTCGCCCGCAAGGGGAAGCTCATCCTCGTGCACGGGACGAACGACTGGGCAATCAGCTACAAGGGGTCCATCAAGTACTGGAATGGCGTCGCCGAGTCCGTGGGCGGCGAGGCCGCGCGGGACGCGAGCATGGAGTTCTTCCTCCAGCCGGGCGTGCAGCATTGCTGGGGCGGCTCCGGCGCCGATACGGTCGACCTGGTCAGCGCCCTTTCGAGCTGGGTCGAGGAGGGGAAGCCGCCGTCGTCCCAGAGCATCGTCAGCTCGAAGCTCGATATGGCGGGCGCCGTGCAATTCCAGCGACCGCTCTGCGAGTACCCGGACTATCCACGGTACAACGGCAGCGGCGACCCGAACGCCGCCGCGAGCTATACCTGCACGAAGCCCTGA
- a CDS encoding DUF5074 domain-containing protein gives MHESKRNTRNKQADIVREYGPFPGVGRVHGVTFDGQQVWFATGEKMAAIDPASGQIVRELGVPAYAGTAFDGEYLWQIADDRIQKVDPKSGRVVATLPAPAHGRDSGLTWAEGMLWVGEYRARKIHQIDAKTGAVLRTIESDRFVTGVSWVDGELWHGTSEGEQSEIRKIDPESGEVLERLRMPEGAEVTGLEADRGDLFYCGGGDSGKVRAVRRPKTSAQR, from the coding sequence GTGCACGAGAGCAAGCGCAACACGCGAAACAAGCAGGCAGACATCGTCCGCGAATATGGGCCGTTCCCCGGCGTGGGGCGCGTCCATGGCGTGACGTTCGACGGCCAGCAGGTGTGGTTCGCGACGGGCGAGAAGATGGCCGCCATCGACCCGGCGAGCGGGCAGATCGTCCGCGAGCTCGGCGTCCCGGCCTATGCCGGGACCGCGTTCGACGGCGAATACCTCTGGCAGATTGCCGATGACCGGATCCAGAAGGTCGACCCGAAATCGGGGCGCGTCGTCGCCACGCTCCCCGCGCCCGCCCACGGCCGCGACTCCGGCCTGACGTGGGCGGAGGGAATGCTCTGGGTCGGTGAGTATCGCGCCCGGAAGATCCACCAGATCGACGCAAAGACAGGCGCCGTCCTGCGGACCATCGAGTCCGATCGATTCGTGACTGGCGTCTCCTGGGTCGACGGCGAGCTGTGGCACGGTACCAGCGAGGGAGAGCAAAGCGAGATCCGCAAGATCGATCCGGAGAGCGGCGAGGTCCTCGAGCGCTTGCGGATGCCGGAGGGCGCCGAGGTGACGGGGCTCGAGGCGGATCGCGGGGACCTGTTCTATTGCGGCGGCGGGGACAGCGGGAAGGTGCGCGCCGTGCGCAGGCCGAAGACCAGCGCCCAGCGCTGA
- a CDS encoding serpin family protein: MRTLRALPLVLSLSALACSSTPPSEPVTPVETECSDPNVAGCVVRSDVQRVTSPSVASADFAGFVDGNTAFALDIYQQLRGEPGNFFYSPHSISTALAMTWAGARGQTETDMAAALHFNLPQDKLHAAFNKLDLELASRGQGAQGADGKGFRLNVANALWGQIGYHFEDPFLDALGLNYGAGMNVVDYEKAPLEAVELINSWVEKKTEDRIKNILSPDSIDGSTRLVLTNAVYFNAAWETPFEPGDTKDGAFTKQDGATVDVPMMHGNLQVPYGEGADYAAVELPYDGNELSMVLILPNDLEAFEASLDGARLAAVTSSLEERMVDTKMPRFKFDSKWSLVDPLKELGMGVAFSDGADFSGINGKGGLVITDVIHQSFVSVNEAGTEAAAATAVIVGETSAPLPAAITLDKPFLFFIRDIETKAVLFVGRVSDPS, from the coding sequence ATGCGAACCTTGCGTGCTCTTCCCCTGGTCCTTTCCCTCTCGGCGCTGGCCTGCAGCTCCACGCCGCCATCCGAGCCGGTCACGCCTGTCGAAACGGAGTGCAGTGACCCGAACGTGGCGGGCTGCGTCGTGCGGTCCGACGTGCAGCGGGTCACGAGCCCGTCCGTCGCCAGCGCGGATTTCGCGGGCTTCGTGGACGGAAACACGGCATTCGCGCTCGATATCTACCAGCAGCTCCGCGGCGAGCCTGGAAATTTCTTCTATTCCCCGCACAGCATCTCGACCGCCCTCGCCATGACCTGGGCCGGCGCTCGCGGGCAGACCGAGACGGACATGGCGGCGGCCCTGCACTTCAACCTCCCGCAGGACAAGCTGCACGCGGCGTTCAACAAGCTCGACCTCGAGCTCGCGAGCCGCGGCCAGGGCGCTCAGGGCGCGGATGGCAAGGGCTTCCGGCTCAACGTCGCGAATGCCCTCTGGGGTCAGATTGGGTACCATTTCGAGGATCCGTTCCTCGACGCGCTCGGCCTGAATTACGGCGCGGGCATGAACGTGGTGGATTACGAGAAGGCTCCCCTGGAGGCCGTCGAGCTCATCAACAGCTGGGTCGAGAAGAAGACCGAGGATCGGATCAAAAACATCCTGTCGCCGGACTCGATCGACGGGAGCACGCGGCTCGTGCTCACGAATGCCGTGTACTTCAACGCAGCGTGGGAGACGCCGTTCGAGCCGGGCGACACCAAGGACGGCGCGTTCACCAAGCAAGACGGCGCCACGGTCGACGTGCCCATGATGCACGGCAATCTCCAGGTGCCTTATGGCGAGGGCGCCGATTACGCGGCCGTGGAGCTGCCCTACGACGGAAACGAGCTGTCGATGGTGCTGATCCTGCCGAACGACCTCGAGGCCTTCGAGGCGAGCCTCGACGGGGCCCGCCTCGCCGCGGTCACGAGCTCGCTCGAGGAGCGCATGGTCGACACGAAGATGCCGCGCTTCAAGTTCGATTCGAAGTGGAGCCTCGTCGATCCGCTGAAGGAGCTCGGAATGGGCGTCGCGTTCTCGGACGGGGCCGACTTCTCGGGGATCAACGGCAAGGGCGGCCTCGTGATCACGGACGTCATTCACCAGTCGTTCGTCTCCGTCAACGAGGCCGGGACCGAGGCGGCGGCGGCGACGGCGGTGATCGTGGGCGAGACGAGCGCCCCGCTGCCCGCGGCGATCACGCTGGACAAGCCGTTCCTGTTCTTCATCCGCGACATCGAGACGAAAGCGGTGCTCTTCGTCGGCCGCGTGAGCGACCCGAGCTGA
- a CDS encoding heparin lyase I family protein, which produces MNAKFAMVLGAFALFGAGCGAEDLEAEDLQEDELLAGDEDVTAEAQQAVVYNPWPANPALDIDTNFENGSWSPWSTEIHGNGKIAIITDDGTTTNLPNSGDKAVKFTLTGADTYRAELKNSSSPGGRMDYDKEYWFGFAFRVEKWGQADFGMLWQLHAVPSEWGTCTSGRNPISLTMTSDGRLGLNVINNPKTTVATGGAGGVLVWSEASPITLNAWKRWVFRFKPSKGSGGIIQAWLNGAMVYERFGANVDSLDTCGVAQDPWVYAKFGIYKSYSNTNTQVVVYDDVRIDQTTGYPSAFNSVRPPGVAAK; this is translated from the coding sequence ATGAACGCAAAGTTTGCGATGGTATTGGGCGCGTTCGCCCTCTTCGGCGCGGGTTGCGGAGCGGAAGACCTCGAGGCGGAGGACCTGCAGGAAGACGAGCTCCTGGCGGGAGACGAGGACGTGACCGCCGAGGCGCAGCAGGCGGTCGTCTATAATCCCTGGCCGGCCAATCCGGCGCTGGATATCGATACCAACTTCGAGAACGGTAGCTGGTCTCCGTGGTCGACGGAGATCCATGGCAATGGGAAGATCGCCATCATCACGGACGACGGCACGACCACGAACCTGCCCAACTCCGGGGACAAGGCCGTCAAGTTCACGCTGACCGGCGCCGACACCTACCGCGCCGAGCTCAAGAACTCGTCCTCGCCTGGCGGCAGGATGGACTACGACAAGGAGTACTGGTTCGGCTTCGCGTTCCGTGTGGAGAAATGGGGGCAGGCCGACTTCGGGATGCTCTGGCAGCTCCACGCGGTGCCGAGCGAATGGGGCACTTGCACGTCGGGTCGAAATCCCATCTCCCTCACCATGACCTCGGACGGCAGGCTCGGGCTCAACGTCATCAACAACCCGAAGACCACGGTGGCCACCGGTGGGGCGGGCGGCGTCCTGGTCTGGTCCGAAGCCAGCCCGATCACCTTGAATGCGTGGAAACGCTGGGTCTTCCGCTTCAAGCCGTCCAAGGGGAGCGGCGGCATCATCCAGGCGTGGCTCAATGGGGCCATGGTCTACGAGCGGTTTGGCGCCAATGTAGACTCGCTCGACACGTGTGGCGTGGCGCAGGATCCGTGGGTCTATGCGAAGTTCGGCATCTACAAGAGCTACTCCAACACCAATACACAGGTGGTCGTCTACGACGACGTCCGCATCGACCAGACCACCGGCTATCCCTCCGCGTTCAATTCAGTCCGGCCGCCCGGCGTGGCCGCCAAGTAA
- a CDS encoding heparin lyase I family protein, translating into MVLGAFALVGAGCGAEDLQGEDLQEDELLAGDEDVTGEAEQAVVYNPWPANSALDIDTNFENGSWSPWSTHIDGAGKITIITDDGATTNLPNSGKKAVKFTTTGADAYRAELKESSSPGGRMDYDKEYWFGFAFRVEKWEQVDWAMLWQLHAVPSEWTTCKSGRNPITLTMTSDSKLALNVVDVPKTTTASGGAGGTRVWTEASPITLNAWKRWVFRFKPSAGSGGVIEAWLNGAKVYTQNGPNVDALDTCGKAQQKWVSPKLGLYKSYSNTSTQVVVYDDIRIDQTTGYPSAFNSVRPPGVAAK; encoded by the coding sequence ATGGTATTGGGGGCGTTCGCCCTCGTCGGCGCGGGCTGCGGTGCGGAGGACCTTCAGGGGGAGGACCTGCAGGAAGACGAGCTCCTGGCGGGAGACGAGGACGTGACCGGCGAGGCGGAGCAGGCAGTCGTCTATAATCCCTGGCCGGCCAACTCGGCGTTGGATATCGATACCAATTTCGAGAACGGTAGCTGGTCCCCGTGGTCGACGCACATCGATGGGGCCGGCAAAATCACCATCATCACGGACGACGGCGCGACCACGAACCTGCCCAACTCCGGGAAGAAGGCCGTGAAGTTCACGACGACCGGCGCCGACGCCTACCGCGCCGAGCTCAAGGAGTCCTCCTCGCCTGGCGGCAGGATGGACTACGACAAGGAGTACTGGTTCGGCTTCGCGTTCCGCGTGGAGAAATGGGAGCAGGTCGACTGGGCGATGCTCTGGCAGCTCCACGCGGTGCCGAGCGAATGGACCACGTGCAAGTCCGGCCGAAATCCCATCACCCTCACCATGACCTCGGACAGCAAGCTCGCGCTCAACGTCGTCGACGTCCCGAAGACCACGACGGCCTCCGGTGGGGCGGGTGGCACCAGGGTCTGGACCGAAGCCAGCCCGATCACCTTGAATGCCTGGAAGCGCTGGGTCTTCCGCTTCAAGCCGTCCGCAGGCAGCGGCGGCGTCATCGAAGCGTGGCTCAATGGGGCCAAGGTCTACACGCAGAACGGCCCCAATGTGGACGCGCTCGACACGTGTGGCAAGGCGCAGCAAAAGTGGGTGTCCCCGAAGCTCGGCCTCTACAAGAGCTACTCCAACACCAGCACACAGGTGGTCGTCTACGACGACATCCGCATCGACCAGACCACCGGCTATCCCTCCGCGTTCAATTCAGTCCGGCCGCCCGGCGTGGCCGCCAAGTAA
- a CDS encoding LysR family transcriptional regulator, whose amino-acid sequence MHSIYERDLDLNLLRVFVVVAEAGSVTEAASRLYLTQPAVSAALRRLTSAVGAPLFVRAGRGLALTTRGQRLFAAARPHLQALVEAAVSPAKFDPKTSDRTVRIGLADMHEAWLLPPLLRLLAEEAPNMRLIVLPVQFRTIVEALSSSSVDLAVTVADELPADTRRLPLYTGDFVCLFDPRHARPGKRLTLERYLAHEHVIVSYNGDLRGIVEDLFGVQRRVRVSVPTFHSIGALVEGSALLATVPAVVAREIISLRPSLRTTALPLSLKGSPMELLWRSTVEDDEAIRFVRDLVIRVAKTVNAPGV is encoded by the coding sequence ATGCACAGCATCTATGAGAGGGATCTCGACCTCAACCTGCTACGCGTCTTCGTCGTGGTGGCCGAGGCGGGCAGCGTCACCGAGGCCGCGAGCCGCCTCTACCTCACGCAGCCCGCGGTGAGCGCGGCGCTCAGACGCCTCACGTCGGCGGTGGGGGCGCCGCTCTTCGTGCGTGCTGGACGCGGGCTGGCGCTCACGACGCGCGGGCAACGCCTGTTCGCCGCGGCGCGGCCCCACCTGCAGGCGCTGGTCGAGGCGGCCGTCTCGCCGGCCAAGTTCGACCCGAAGACGAGCGACAGGACGGTGCGAATCGGCCTCGCGGACATGCACGAGGCGTGGCTCTTGCCGCCGCTCCTGCGCCTGCTCGCCGAGGAGGCGCCGAACATGCGGCTCATCGTGCTGCCGGTCCAGTTCCGCACCATCGTCGAGGCGCTGAGCTCCTCGTCGGTGGACCTCGCGGTGACGGTGGCGGACGAGCTGCCGGCGGACACGCGCCGCCTCCCGCTGTACACCGGCGATTTCGTGTGTCTCTTCGATCCACGGCACGCCAGGCCGGGCAAGCGCCTGACGCTCGAGCGCTATCTCGCGCACGAGCACGTGATTGTCTCGTACAATGGGGACCTGCGAGGCATTGTCGAGGACCTGTTCGGCGTCCAGCGGCGCGTGCGGGTATCGGTGCCGACGTTTCACAGCATCGGTGCGCTCGTGGAGGGCAGCGCGCTGCTTGCCACGGTGCCAGCCGTGGTCGCGCGAGAAATCATCTCGCTGCGTCCGAGCCTCCGCACCACGGCCCTGCCGCTTTCCCTGAAGGGCTCGCCGATGGAGCTGTTATGGCGGAGCACGGTCGAGGACGACGAAGCCATCCGCTTCGTGCGGGACCTGGTGATCCGGGTGGCGAAGACGGTGAACGCCCCGGGCGTCTGA
- a CDS encoding STAS domain-containing protein, translating into MADEERAHADASTSAESAERRIEALERALSEAQGALAEMRSTYQSLHDMLMHARTPICMWRGDDFVFTLVNPTYCAAFPGRQLLGKPLAEAVPEAIAQGFDALLGDVYRTGKPFIGNEVPVKVHNTEKNCAEQHWFNIVYAAVRDETGKIVGVCHYGVDITEQVEARHAAEAKAEELRKSAELIAKQKETIRVLGTPLLPLAPGVLAAPLIGQIDARRSEQLVEVLLDRVAAQGTTIVILDVTGVETIDMEAANALIRAAQAVQLLGARVLVTGIQPSMAQVLVQLGVDLRGIDTYGTLQSGIAAAMGAR; encoded by the coding sequence ATGGCTGATGAGGAGAGGGCCCATGCAGATGCGTCCACGTCCGCCGAGAGCGCGGAGCGGCGGATAGAAGCGCTGGAGAGGGCGCTCTCGGAGGCGCAGGGCGCGCTGGCCGAGATGCGATCGACGTACCAGAGCCTGCACGACATGCTCATGCATGCGCGCACGCCAATCTGCATGTGGCGAGGGGACGACTTCGTGTTCACCCTCGTGAACCCGACCTACTGCGCCGCCTTCCCGGGCCGCCAGCTCCTGGGCAAGCCGCTCGCCGAGGCCGTCCCCGAGGCGATCGCGCAAGGGTTCGATGCGCTGCTCGGCGACGTCTATCGCACCGGCAAGCCGTTCATCGGCAACGAGGTGCCCGTGAAGGTGCACAACACGGAGAAGAACTGCGCGGAGCAGCACTGGTTCAACATCGTGTACGCGGCCGTCCGCGACGAGACGGGGAAGATCGTCGGCGTGTGCCACTACGGGGTCGATATCACCGAGCAGGTGGAGGCCCGACATGCGGCCGAAGCGAAAGCCGAGGAGCTACGCAAGAGCGCCGAGCTGATAGCGAAGCAAAAGGAGACGATCCGTGTGCTGGGCACGCCGCTCCTGCCGCTGGCCCCCGGGGTGCTGGCCGCGCCGCTCATCGGGCAGATCGACGCCCGCCGCTCCGAGCAGCTCGTGGAAGTGCTGCTCGACAGGGTCGCCGCCCAGGGCACCACCATCGTGATCCTCGATGTCACCGGCGTGGAGACGATCGACATGGAGGCCGCGAACGCCCTGATACGGGCCGCGCAGGCGGTGCAGCTGCTCGGGGCACGGGTGCTGGTCACCGGCATTCAGCCGTCGATGGCCCAGGTCCTGGTGCAGCTCGGCGTGGATCTGCGTGGCATCGACACGTACGGCACCCTTCAATCGGGCATTGCCGCGGCCATGGGCGCGAGATAG
- a CDS encoding aldo/keto reductase yields the protein MSTHDTKTTQRTVKLGSTGPEVFPLGLGCMGMSGMYGATDDAESVRAIQTAIDRGVTLLDTGDFYGMGHNELIVGRAIAGRREQVQISVKFGALRGPDGSWGGMDTRPAAVKNFLAYSLERLGVDVIDIYRPARLDPAVPIEDTIGAIADLVKAGYVRHIGLSEVGVETIRRAHSVHPIVDLQIEYSLASRSPEAEIFPVLAELGISATLYGVLSRGLLTGSKPKGPGDFRAYLPRFTGANKEKNEDAVDALQRFAHERGMTPGQLAIAWVLARQPAFIPVVGAKTVAQLEDALGALARPLSKEDVAAVESLVNISGERYGADQMKHLDSERQ from the coding sequence ATGAGCACGCACGACACGAAGACGACGCAGCGCACGGTGAAGCTCGGCTCCACGGGTCCCGAGGTCTTCCCGCTCGGCCTGGGCTGCATGGGTATGAGCGGCATGTATGGAGCGACCGATGACGCCGAGAGTGTCCGCGCCATCCAGACCGCCATCGACCGCGGCGTCACCCTGCTGGACACGGGCGATTTCTACGGGATGGGCCACAACGAGCTGATCGTGGGGCGCGCCATCGCGGGGCGGCGCGAGCAGGTGCAGATCTCCGTGAAATTCGGCGCGCTCCGAGGGCCGGATGGAAGCTGGGGCGGGATGGACACGCGCCCCGCCGCCGTGAAGAACTTCCTCGCCTACAGCCTCGAGCGGCTGGGGGTGGACGTCATCGACATCTATCGCCCCGCGCGGCTCGACCCCGCCGTGCCCATCGAGGACACCATTGGCGCGATCGCGGACCTGGTGAAGGCGGGCTACGTGCGCCACATCGGGCTGTCCGAGGTCGGCGTGGAGACCATCCGCCGCGCCCACAGCGTCCACCCCATCGTCGACCTTCAGATTGAATACTCGCTCGCCAGCCGCAGCCCCGAGGCGGAGATCTTCCCGGTGCTCGCCGAACTCGGCATCAGCGCGACGCTTTATGGCGTCCTGTCGCGAGGCCTCCTCACCGGCAGCAAGCCGAAGGGCCCGGGAGACTTCCGCGCCTATCTCCCGCGCTTCACCGGCGCCAACAAGGAGAAGAACGAGGACGCCGTGGACGCCCTCCAGCGCTTCGCCCACGAGCGCGGCATGACGCCGGGACAGCTCGCCATTGCCTGGGTGCTCGCGCGCCAGCCCGCGTTCATCCCCGTGGTCGGGGCGAAGACCGTCGCGCAGCTCGAGGACGCGCTCGGCGCCCTCGCCCGGCCGCTATCGAAGGAAGACGTCGCGGCCGTCGAGTCGCTCGTGAACATCTCCGGCGAGCGCTATGGCGCCGATCAGATGAAGCACCTCGACAGCGAGCGCCAGTAA
- a CDS encoding helix-turn-helix domain-containing protein produces the protein MDSLIASAARALAVGDPLGALARVALRDDPPALALRGIAMAQLGEYDRARELLRRAARAFGPRERLERARCQVAEAEIALAARDLRGSPRALDAAARSLDMLGDHANALHARLVGVRRLLLLGRLDEAEEALAALVTEGAPATLTALAELARAEIALRRIRVTEAEAAFGRSHAAALAAGIPALVAEVERAGRALSAPSAKLIRAGSTRPVRIDEVQALFESGELVIDACRRVVHGPSCSATLAGRPVLFALARALAEAWPADVSRDVLIERAFDARAANASHRARLRVEVGRLRAALRSLARIDATRNGFALEPLGSRAVVVLAPPIDGPAGAILALLEGGESWSTSSLASALGGSQRTVQRALRELEEADAVRSIGQGRSRRWLARSAGAFATTLLLPGALRVR, from the coding sequence ATGGACTCCCTGATCGCCTCGGCCGCGCGCGCTCTCGCAGTCGGCGATCCGCTCGGCGCGCTCGCGCGCGTCGCATTGCGCGACGATCCCCCCGCCCTCGCCCTCCGAGGCATTGCGATGGCCCAGCTCGGCGAGTACGACCGGGCACGCGAGCTGCTCCGACGCGCGGCGCGCGCGTTCGGTCCGCGCGAGCGCCTGGAGCGGGCCCGATGTCAGGTGGCAGAAGCGGAGATCGCCCTCGCTGCGCGCGATCTGCGCGGGTCGCCGCGCGCGCTGGACGCGGCGGCGCGTTCGCTCGACATGCTCGGGGATCACGCGAACGCGCTGCACGCACGGCTCGTCGGCGTCCGGCGTCTGCTCCTCCTCGGCCGTCTCGACGAGGCGGAGGAGGCGCTCGCGGCGCTCGTGACGGAGGGCGCGCCAGCGACGCTCACCGCCCTGGCCGAGCTCGCGCGTGCCGAGATCGCGCTCCGCCGCATTCGCGTGACGGAAGCCGAGGCGGCGTTCGGGCGCTCCCACGCCGCCGCGCTCGCCGCCGGCATTCCCGCGCTGGTCGCCGAGGTCGAGCGGGCGGGGCGCGCGCTCTCGGCTCCTTCTGCGAAGCTGATCCGGGCCGGGTCGACGCGCCCGGTCCGCATCGACGAGGTGCAGGCCCTCTTCGAATCCGGAGAGCTCGTGATCGACGCCTGCCGCCGCGTGGTCCACGGCCCTTCTTGCTCGGCGACATTGGCCGGTCGCCCGGTCCTCTTTGCCCTCGCCCGCGCGCTTGCAGAGGCATGGCCCGCCGATGTTTCGCGCGACGTGCTCATCGAGCGCGCCTTCGATGCGCGCGCGGCGAACGCATCTCACCGCGCCCGGCTGCGGGTCGAGGTGGGGCGCCTGCGCGCGGCGCTCCGCTCGCTGGCTCGCATCGACGCGACCCGCAATGGTTTTGCGCTCGAGCCGCTCGGCTCGCGCGCGGTCGTCGTGCTCGCGCCGCCCATCGACGGCCCTGCCGGCGCGATCCTCGCGCTGCTCGAGGGCGGCGAATCCTGGTCCACGTCGAGCCTCGCCAGCGCGCTCGGCGGGAGCCAGCGCACGGTGCAACGGGCCCTCCGCGAGCTCGAAGAAGCGGACGCCGTGCGCTCGATCGGCCAAGGGCGTTCACGGCGGTGGCTGGCGCGCTCGGCCGGCGCATTCGCGACAACGTTGTTACTCCCGGGGGCTCTGCGCGTACGGTAA